A genomic window from Flavobacterium phycosphaerae includes:
- the aroQ gene encoding type II 3-dehydroquinate dehydratase, giving the protein MKIIIINGPNLNLLGQREPEIYGSLSFDTFIKGLKRKYTSTDIQYFQSNIEGELINKLQEVGFSYDGIILNAAAYTHTSIGIGDAVKAITTPVIEVHISNTFSRESFRHQSFISPNAKGVIIGFGLKSYELALQSFL; this is encoded by the coding sequence ATGAAAATTATAATAATAAACGGTCCAAACCTGAATTTATTAGGGCAAAGAGAACCCGAAATATATGGCAGTCTGTCGTTTGACACCTTTATCAAAGGCCTGAAAAGAAAATATACCTCAACCGATATACAGTATTTTCAAAGCAATATTGAGGGGGAACTTATTAATAAACTTCAGGAAGTAGGCTTTTCTTATGACGGTATTATCCTTAATGCTGCCGCTTATACACATACCTCTATAGGTATAGGCGATGCGGTAAAAGCCATCACCACCCCGGTTATCGAAGTACACATCTCTAACACTTTCTCACGAGAGTCTTTTCGTCACCAATCGTTTATTTCGCCTAATGCTAAAGGAGTCATTATTGGTTTCGGATTAAAAAGCTACGAACTGGCCCTACAGTCTTTTTTATAA
- a CDS encoding outer membrane beta-barrel protein, producing the protein MKKIILTVAAVFALSFANAQDKKEGSGEGFGKGDIYLTGTVNFMNEKQGDLKSDGLTIAPGIGYFLTENLALVGSLEYSSSKNTAEVKTTGFGLSAGVKYFWTPASKFSLSLGGQLSYMTEKEDAFDVKTNTIGLNVPVGLHYFVSDSFAITTEWAGLSYTSEKADTTGAEATNTIKLGGDLSTITLGLIYKL; encoded by the coding sequence ATGAAAAAAATTATTTTAACAGTTGCTGCAGTATTCGCTTTATCGTTTGCTAACGCACAAGACAAAAAAGAAGGTTCAGGAGAAGGATTTGGTAAAGGAGACATCTACCTTACAGGTACTGTTAACTTTATGAATGAAAAACAAGGTGATTTAAAATCTGACGGTTTGACAATTGCTCCAGGTATCGGTTATTTCTTAACTGAAAACTTAGCGCTTGTTGGATCTTTAGAGTACAGTTCATCTAAAAATACTGCTGAAGTTAAAACTACAGGTTTTGGATTATCAGCTGGTGTTAAATACTTCTGGACTCCTGCTAGCAAATTTTCTCTTTCTTTAGGAGGTCAATTATCTTACATGACTGAGAAAGAAGATGCTTTTGATGTAAAAACTAACACTATCGGACTTAATGTTCCTGTAGGTTTACATTATTTCGTATCTGATAGTTTCGCTATCACTACTGAGTGGGCTGGTTTAAGCTACACTTCAGAGAAAGCTGATACTACAGGTGCTGAAGCTACAAACACTATTAAATTAGGTGGTGATTTATCAACTATCACTTTAGGTTTAATCTACAAACTATAA
- a CDS encoding porin family protein translates to MKKIILTMVAALAVTFAFAQKKGGSDDMRFGVRGGLDMISVKIAGGGSESLTGFYLGGFAEFAIADQFVLQPGISYHSASKTVNGFDIKANFLSVPVLVKYQVAEQFNLLAGPSLYYNTDSEAQDKTTFNLDLGASYDITENFLVEARYSIGLTGDSKVNHFLVGVGYKF, encoded by the coding sequence ATGAAAAAAATTATTTTGACTATGGTTGCTGCTTTAGCGGTAACTTTTGCATTTGCGCAAAAAAAGGGTGGCTCTGATGACATGAGATTTGGAGTAAGAGGCGGTTTAGATATGATATCGGTAAAGATTGCCGGTGGTGGTTCTGAATCATTGACCGGATTTTATTTGGGAGGTTTTGCCGAGTTTGCTATTGCTGACCAGTTTGTACTGCAACCAGGTATTAGTTATCACTCTGCTTCTAAAACCGTAAATGGTTTTGATATCAAAGCTAATTTCTTGAGTGTGCCCGTTTTGGTAAAATACCAAGTGGCAGAACAATTCAATTTATTAGCCGGTCCATCGTTGTATTACAATACTGATTCTGAAGCTCAGGACAAAACTACGTTTAATCTTGATTTAGGTGCTTCTTATGACATCACTGAAAATTTCTTAGTAGAGGCAAGATACTCTATTGGATTAACAGGCGATTCAAAAGTTAACCATTTCTTAGTTGGAGTAGGTTATAAATTCTAA